CGGTAAAACCACGCTGCTCGGCACCCTGTGCGGCGAACCGCGCGCCAGCGAAGGCAGCATCGTCTTTCAGGGCCAGGACATCACCCAGTGGCAAACCTCGCGCATCATGCGTGAAGCGGTGGCGATCGTACCGGAAGGGCGGCGCGTCTTCTCGCGCATGACGGTGGAAGAAAACCTGGCGATGGGCGGCTTCTTCGCCGATCGCCAGCAGTATCAACAGCGCATCGAACGGGTGTTCACGCTGTTCCCGCGCCTGCTGGAGCGCCGAAGCCAGCGCGCCGGCACCATGTCCGGCGGCGAACAGCAAATGCTGGCCATCGGCCGCGCGCTGATGAGCCAGCCGAAGCTGCTGTTGCTCGACGAACCTTCGCTTGGGCTGGCGCCCATCATCATCCAGCAGATTTTCGACATCATTCAGCAGCTGCGGGAAGAGGGCATGACCATCTTCCTGGTGGAGCAAAACGCCAATCAGGCGCTGAAATTGGCGGACCGCGGTTATGTGCTGGAAAACGGCCGCGTGGTGTTGGAAGATACGGGGGCTGCATTGTTAGCCAACGAAGCAGTGAGGTCGGCGTATCTGGGCGGTTAATCCGCCCCCCTACGAATTAAAATAATCAGGTACGAGAAGAAGAAATGAAGACAGAAGGGTTACTCGCGCAGCGCATCGTTAACGTAAAAAGTTCGGCCATCCGTGAATTGCTTAAGCACAGCAAGATGGAACACGTCATTTCGCTGGCGGGCGGCATCCCCTCTGATGCGCTGTTCGATTTCGAAGGATTGAGCATTGCCACCCAGCAGGCGATCACCGAACAGCCGAAAAGCGCGTTCCAGTATGGCCTGACCGAGGGCAGCCCGCTGCTGCGTGAGCGCATTTGCGCGCTGTGCGCCGAGCGCGGCGTCACCGCGCGCGCGGAAGAGGTGATGGTCACCGCCGGTTCTCAGCAGGCACTGGATTTGGTGATGCGCGCCATCGTCAACCCGGGCGACGTGTTCGTGGTGGAGCGCCCGACCTACCTGGCGGCGCTGCAAACGCTGGAACTGGCGGAAGCCAACATCATGTCGGTCTCGTCCGACAGCGACGGCATGGTGGTGGAAGAGCTGGCCGAGCTGCTGAAAACCCAGCGTATCAAGGGCGTGTACGTGGTGCCGAACTTCGGCAACCCGAGCGGCATCACCCTCAGCGCCGCGCGCCGCGAACTGCTGGCGAAGCTGGCCGCCGAACATAACTTCCT
Above is a window of Serratia nematodiphila DZ0503SBS1 DNA encoding:
- the livF gene encoding high-affinity branched-chain amino acid ABC transporter ATP-binding protein LivF; translated protein: MLSFNQVSAHYGKIQALHQVSLTISQGEIVTLIGANGAGKTTLLGTLCGEPRASEGSIVFQGQDITQWQTSRIMREAVAIVPEGRRVFSRMTVEENLAMGGFFADRQQYQQRIERVFTLFPRLLERRSQRAGTMSGGEQQMLAIGRALMSQPKLLLLDEPSLGLAPIIIQQIFDIIQQLREEGMTIFLVEQNANQALKLADRGYVLENGRVVLEDTGAALLANEAVRSAYLGG
- a CDS encoding PLP-dependent aminotransferase family protein; translation: MKTEGLLAQRIVNVKSSAIRELLKHSKMEHVISLAGGIPSDALFDFEGLSIATQQAITEQPKSAFQYGLTEGSPLLRERICALCAERGVTARAEEVMVTAGSQQALDLVMRAIVNPGDVFVVERPTYLAALQTLELAEANIMSVSSDSDGMVVEELAELLKTQRIKGVYVVPNFGNPSGITLSAARRELLAKLAAEHNFLIIEDDPYGELRFTEERHPTLHQVSQRVLGNTDHIIYTSTFSKILAPGLRLGWAILPPFLLHKVAIIKQAADLHASALSQSIVECYLGLDRLPAQIDKIRAAYKQKGEILAGLVEQELGDYITFDKPKGGMFLWARFRQPFNATEWLNTTLQQGVVFVPGEYFFSDNPDRSTFRLSFATATEQQMQEAVARLRRSL